AACCTGACAGGCAGGGCTTCAGCAGACCAGATAGAAGGATCGATGCAGGATCACATCCTTGCACAGGGCCTGTTGACAGGCAGATATGGAAGAACCTAAGTTCCTTTACCGTTTCAGGAGAGATAGTCAATGCTAAATGATCTGAGATCTGATGCCATGGGAATTATATCACAGGCTATCGCTGCTGTGGATCCCAGTGCATGTGTCCAGCGGTCCGTGAAGAGGGATGGTGATCTTTTGCATATAGGCAGCAGATCCTATGACATCTCCTCCTACAATAACATCTATGCGGTTGCATTCGGCAAAGCTGCCATACCCATGGCGTCTGCCCTTGAGGATATACTGGGTGGGCAACTGACTGAGGGTTATGCGATAACCAAATATGGCTTTGCAGGCTCCCTTAAAAGACTGACCGTGATGGAGGCAGGTCATCCGATACCTGATGATAACGGAGTGCTTGCAGCAAAAAAAGTACGTGATTTTCTGGAGAAGACAGGACCCAGGGACCTTATTTTCTTCCTGATATCGGGTGGTGGCTCAGCCCTGATGACCCTCCCGAGAAAAGGCATCGCTCTTTCCGATATTGTCAATCTCACGGACAAGCTCCTCCGGGTGGGAGCCACTATAGATGAGGTGAACACGGTAAGGAAGCACCTTTCCGCAGTAAAGGGCGGAGGCCTCGCTAAGATGGCATACCCTTCCGAGTCCGTAAGTCTTATACTATCGGACGTCGTAGGCGATCCGCTGGACGTCATAGCTTCCGGACCCACTGTCCCTGACAGGTCGACATTCGATGATTTCCATGAGATAGTGCTCAGGTATGGACTGCAGCTATCCCCTGCTGTCCAGGGCTTGCTGGAGGACGGGCTTGAAGGTGTCATAGAGGATACTCCCAAATCAGAAGGTCCCATATTTGAGAAATGCTATAACTTCCTGGTAGGCAATAATTTCCTTGCGCTCCGGGAGGCTGAGAAGAAGGCGAATGAGCTTGGTTACAACACCCTCGTTCTCACATCATCGCTCGCAGGCGAGGCAAGGGAGGTCGCAAAGGTGTTTGCTTCCATCGCAAAGGAAGAACGTCGAAGGACCATTCCTCTGCCTCTGCCTGTATGTATCCTGGCAGGCGGGGAGCCCACTGTGACCCTGAAGGGAAGAGGTAAAGGCGGAAGATGCCAGGAACTGGCCCTTTCATTTGCCATAGAAACTGAAGGCCTTGAGAACATACTGTTGCTGGCTGCCGCAACAGACGGGAACGATGGCCCAACGGATGCGGCTGGTGCCTTTGCAGACGGCTACACCGTCGAGAAAGGACAGGATGCGCACATGGATGCAAGAGTGATGATTCAGCACAACAATTCCTACCAGTTCTTCAAGGATATAGGGGACCTTCTTGTCACAGGCCCCACAGGGACCAATGTGATGGACATATACGTCCTGCTTGTAAGAGAGGATCTCTGATCGTGGATCTCACTTGATTTCAGTTCCTCTTCAGATCTCGATGTCCACACTATATACTTTTTCGGGGTTTTCCTTGTGCACTTTCCAGAACACATCCTCCCCGTACTGTTCAGCAAGTTTTAGTGTCCTTTTTGGTATGGTCTTCGGACCCAGTACGGCTCCCGGCCTCTCAGGGTCGTCGATGTAATCCGTTTCCATCATGAACCTGGTGCCCTGCTGCAGGGCCTCTTCTATGGCTCCCTTTCCTGCAAGCACCCCGGGGAAGATCCCCAGTCTCTCACAAACGCTGACCATAGGCGGAGCGTAGTGCTTCACCACTCTGTGCAGCTGTATCCCGGTTTTCCTGGCGCGTTCAGTGATATCGACAAGTTCCGGCTCGCCCACGCTCTCAGTATGTAGCTGCACTGCACAGTCCAGATCAGACGCAAGGGTGAATGCATGTTCCATGACCTCGTTGGAGGCATCCCATACTTCAGGGCTTACCGGGTAGTGCGGCCTCCCGCTCTTAAGTCCGACAGCCAGTCCTCTCTCCACGTAACCTGCAGCTATGTCCAGCCCTCCTTTCATGGTCTCCTTTGCCTTTTCCAGGTCCATGTACTCAAGGAGCTTGCTGATCTCCGCAGGATGCACGCCCAGCACAGGGAAAGATATGACACCGGTCCGGTTGATCTGTCTTGATATGTCCACGGTCTCTTCAAAAACCGCAATATGGTCCTCAGGCCTTGTCACCTTTATCCCCAGGGTCCAGCTTGGCTTCATAACAAGGAAGATATGTGTACCTCCTGCATCCTGGAATTCCTTGACCGCCCTGAGCCCCTGGGCTCGGGGATCTATGTGCATGTGCTCGTCCGTTATGGGAAAAGGGGCTAAGGTTTTCATTGTTCAAGGATTGTTCCCATTAAGATAATAACCTTATGATGACATGATATCTCTCAATTAATTTAAATATCAGTTTTTATCAGTTCTTGTCAGGCTTCCGGTCCAAGACCTTTAAAGAATAAGTTCCAGAAGGGATCTGTCTCAGGCTCGGTCAGCTTTGAAGTTTTGCCGTTTCTGCAAAATATTGAATGCTCCAGCTTACTGTCAAAAACTCCAAGCTCAAAACTTTTAATACCAAGTTCATCCCATGCTCTGCGAATTATCGAAACGCTCTGAGGCTCAACGGCAGCAAGCAGGGTTCCCTCGCTGATAGCATACCATGGATCAAAATCCAGTGCTTTTGCAAACTCCGTGATATCAGCAGGCACATCGACTGAGTCCAGGTCTACATTGACAGCTATCCCTGCAGCCTCTGCCATTTCATATACGCCCCCGAGAACACCGCCTTCAGTTGCATCATGCATTGCATGCACTCCTCCGGCACTAAAGGCGCTAAGTGCATCTTCTACAACAGTTATTTCGGTGACGCGTTCAAGACACCTCTGAAGAGCATCTTCTGTCATACTTCCGGTCATGCGGTCTTTATAAAGAACGGACAGCAAAGCTGTGGCTTCTATTGCCGGCCCCTTTGTCATCAGCAGTATATCGCCGTCACGGGCCCCGCCTGGAGAGATCCAGGAGTCCTTATCGGCAATACCCCATACGGTAATGCCTCCTACAGTGGGAATATTGACAGCATCGTACCATCCTGTATGTCCTCCCGCAATACATATCCCAAGCTTTGCAGCTGCAGACGAAATAGATCGGATTATGGTCTGGGCATCCTCATCAGGGCAGGTGGGTGGAAGAAGCAGCGTATATGTCATGAACCGGGGATCTATGCCTGTTACAGCAACATCGCTGGCGCCTATATGCACTGTAAACCAGCCCATCAGGTCAAGTGGAAGTCCCGGAGCAGGGAATATCGGGTCTTCGGCAATAGCCATAACACTCCCGTCTTTCAGTTCAAGCACAGCAGCGTCAAGACCCGGGCCGGGAGGTACGAGGAGCTGGGCGTTTGGTGCTCCAAAGTTCGTCCCAAGCAAGGACTTCAGCCGGTCAGGTGAAGGTTTACCTGTACGGGTTCTACTCATGTACTATTCTCCTCTTAAGCACGGATTCCACGTCTTGGACCTTGCCTTTTAATCTTCCGGATGCACCGTTCCTGTCATCAATAGTGATATGTGTGAGAACGCGCGATGAGTGTGATCTCATATGATTGTGGCAGTCCATGATCACTCCCATGACCTTATCCTGATCGCCTTCTATGGTCGTCTGCATTGCCCCCATAATATAATCTACATCAGCAGCCTCAATTATCGGGATAAGTTCAGCTATCAGTTCTTTGAGCTCTTCTTTCTCTCCAATGGGTACCACTGAAAAACTTGCCAGTATTAACATCCTCTCCTATCAATAATTATGTGAAAAGTCTCTGAAAATAACTTACTGCTTTTTCTACATCCGGCTCTGCAACTGTGGCACTTACTGCGCATATCATATCAGCACCAGCTTTTATAACCTCGCCTGCATTCTCGGGAGTTATGCCCCCTATAGCTATTACAGGCAATGTACATGCATTCCGCACCTCCCGGATAAGCTGGATGCCTGAAGGAGGCCCGGCATCCTTCTTTGTAGAAGTGTGATAAACAGGGCCGACACCCAGATAATCAGCACCCTCCTCCTCAGCCTGAACAGCTTCTTCAAGATTGCGTACAGTAACTCCTATTATCTTGTCCGGGCCCAGCAGGTGCCTCACAATTTTAACCGGCAGGTCATCCCGGCCAATATGCACTCCGTCAGCATCTGTTGCAAGAGCGACATCTACACGGTCATTTACGATAAATCTTGCATTCCCACACAGGCTTTTAAGCTCCATGGCCTCTTTATACAACGATGCAGTTGTTCCATCTTTTCTTCTATACTGGACAATACTTGCACCCGCCTTTACTGCAGCCCGGACATCGCTTCTGTTGCCGGCAAGACTAAGGTTTGCATCAGTAATGAAATAGAACCCTTTCATTGATTTCTCCCGTATTACATCCGCTAGAGGCTCATTTTGGAAAGCTACCTTCTGTTCCCAATGTGATACTATTATTTAAAATTCGTCCTGCACCTTCTGTATACAGTGATACTGACAGTGTCTTCTGAGACTTTCCCCAAGTTACATTATAATCCTCCTTCCTTTATTGGTTATGAATCTGTCATTTGCACCCTGTCAAAATCCTGCCGTTGGCAAGAGGGTTTCAATGTTTTTGAGATGTTCCTGAAAATGTCCCGTGAACATCCTCAGGATTTAAAAGTTAAACATACATTAAGGGGGTCGGTTAAACTGCGTCTTTACAAAAGCAGGGCTTGGAATTCGAAAGATTTCTTTTCAACCTTTCCCTCTTCGCTGAGTTTATTTTATCTCTTTATCTTTTAGGTGCATGGCAGGTACTATTCCGGCAACTGCAGGGTTGCATACTTACAATTAAAGATAACCATGTCAGCTTTTTAACGGCACAGTCTAATGCGGGACACAGGCTAAATATCATTAGGATGGTATTTGATAGAGATAAACCTCATCAGGCTTAATACAAGCAACAATGCCGAAAGAACAACTAAAATGTCAAACTTAAAATCCTGACTATATACCATCACGGTGATTTCACGCATGATAATTAGGATAGTAGCATCTGTCACGTAGGTGAGCCTGATCCTCTCATGAACATCATAATCAGCAAAAGCCTTAAAAAGGTCAATAAGAACAAAGATCGTCAGAATACGGTATACCACCTGACTGAAATCACCCGTTTGCAGCAATACATATCCTATTGTCTCGAAAATGTTGACCATCGCTATGATTATTGCTAGCAGGAGTATGTAAAGTACTAAGACGGTCACTATGTGGATGGTCTTCTTATATATTTTATCATGTAGTATCATCCCGATTCTCCAAAGCATTCACAGATGTCTTGACTAACCATTTCCTTTTTTAAATATCAATATTATACCTATTATTTTCATATACCTATAAAAATTAATAAAACTAACCTATATATGATATATATATACCAAAATCTATTTATAAGCAGCAACAATATATAGAAACTACATAAGTATATAAAATGCAGAACTTGAACTGATTTCTTTGATCGTACGTAGGTATGTTTACTTACTCTGACGAATCCTATCAAGAAACTACTATAGATATTTCAAAAAGAGATATGTGTGACTGATCTGCCTTATTTGTAAAGAATGCTGGATACTGTACAAAGGGTTCAGAAATTATAGGCATGTGCCAAAATATCCCTGAAATGTCCCCAAGGCTTAAGAATCAGACATGCATTAAGGGGGTCGGTGAAAATAATATGGCCAAGAAAGCAGCGGTAATTAACGGGGACGGAGTAGGTCCCGAATTGGTCGATGCGATGATAAAGGTAGCGGATGCTGCAAACACAGGTGTCGAGTTCATCAGATGTGATGCTGGTGCCACATGGTGGGAAAAGCACGGAGGCAATTCACTGATCCCGGATGAGACATGGAATGCACTTGAGAACTCTGATGCATGTTTCAAGGGTCCGACAACAACCCCCGGAGTGGTGGGTGCACCGAGGAGTGTAGCCGTCTCCATCAGGCAGAAGTACAACCTGTATGCAAACGTCAGGCCCATCAAGACTTTTCCCAACACCCCAAGGCCACTTGGTGATGTTGACTTCGTGTGCGTCAGGGAAGGTACCGAGGGTCTCTATATCGGCGAGGAGGTCAAGCTCACGGACGATGTCTCCATAGCAATCAGGAAGATAACCCGCACATCCAGTTCAAAGGTCGCAAGATATGCATTCCAGGAGGCAAAGAGGAGGAACTTCGATACTGTCGTGGCCATCCACAAGAGTAACATTCTCAGGCGCACATGCGGACTTTTCCTCGAGGAAGTTGAGAAGGCAGGCAAGGAGTATGAGGGCATCGAGCTCTGGGAATACCACATTGACAACATCGCCCAGCAGCTCATCAAGAACCCGCAGCTGTTCAACAACAAGGTCCTGCTCTCCACGAACCTGTTCATGGATGTCATCAGCGAGGAGTGCTCGGCGCTGGTGGGTAGCATCGGTCTCATTTACTCTGCAAACATAGGCGACAACTACGCTATGTTCGAGCCTGCCCACGGATCAGTACCAAAATACGCAGGTCAGGATAAGGTCAACCCGGTTGCCACTGTGCTTGCAGGTGCATGGATGCTTGATTACCTGGGAGAGAAGGAGCAGTCAAAGGCTATTTTCAATGCAACCGAGAAGGTCATCTCAGAGGGCAAGTATGTCACCTACGACCTGGGCGGCAATGCAAAGATGAGCCAGATGACTGATGCTATCGTAAAGTATGTTGAAGCAGAGATGAAGTGATCTCCTGCTTTTCATTTTTTACAGATCTTATCTTTAATTGAAAAAGAGCATAATGGCGAGGCACATGCCTCGCCTTTTTACAGATAGGTCCGCCGGGCAGATGCCCGTCTTGGATATCCTGCTTATTCTCTTCAGTCCACACCGTGAAGATGCGGGTCCCTGCTGAACTTGCCTGTCGGCGCTTCCTGCGGATTATCATCTTCATCCTGCCTGTGCATATCCTTGCTTACCATGGGGTTGAACATGAAGTATTTCTTGACATAGGCAAGTATCTCCTCGTCGGAGATGCAGGAAACCCTCTTGTCCTCGTTGTAGAGCTTCTGGATGTCCGCCTGAATCTCCCTGAGGCGCTTGTCGTTCTTGTCCACTTCTATGTGCACATTCATCAGTTCATTGAGCGCTTCCTGGACCTTGTACCTGAGCACCTCTATGCCGGATGAATCACCGACAAGGAAGGTTCTCTTACCTCCGACTATCTCGGGCGGATATGGCTCGTATGTGAAGGGATTCTTGATGACACCTGCAGTGTGAATGCCCGACTCGTGTGCGAATACGTTCTTGCCTACCACTGATTTGTTCCTCGGTATCCTTATGCCGATCTCCTTTTCCATGAACTGGGCGAACTCCACAAGGCACTCTAGGTTGTATTTATCAAAGCCTTCAATGCGCCTCATGAGGAAGAGCAGGATCTTCTCCAGCTCCGCATTGCCTGCCCTCTCTCCGATACCAAGGAAGGTCACATTGGACCAGTTGGCACCATACCAGTATCCTGCAATGGAGTTGGGGACCGCAAGCCCGAAGTCGTCATGGCAGTGTGTCTCGATGTTCTTCACATTCAGCTCGTTCCTGAGGTGCTTGATAATAGCTGGAAGGCCGTAGGGCTCATCCACGCCTTCGAATGGCACCCCGAATCCGATGGTATCACAAATGCGTATGGTGCAGTCAGGGTCGATGTCCATGATCTGTTTGACAAGGGGGAACACGAAATTGTAATTGTCGGCGCGTGTCATGTCCTCGATATGGGCCCTTGTCCGCAGGCCGTGGTCAACGGCGTACTGGAGCGCATCAAGGTATTTCTTTTCCGCAGCCTCACGGCTTTTAAGTCCCATCTTGTCGAAGATGTGAGGGTCGGATACTGACATGAGGATGCCTGTTTCCTCTATGCCGTCGACGTTAAGGACCATATCGATATCTGCAGGGTTTGCACGTGCCCATCCTGTGATCTCCGGGAACTCATATCCCAGGTCCTGCATGAGCTTTATGGCTTTCCTGTCCCTCTCGTTGTACACGAATGTTTCCAGCTTCTCAATGCCGATCCTGTGCAGATATTCATATATCTTCACTTTGTGGTGGCTTCTTACAACTATGCCCGGCATCTGGGCACCATCACGTATCGTACTGTCGCTGATAGAGACTTCCTGCCCGAGTGGCAGTTTTATCTTCGGAAGGTCATCATAGTCCCTGTATATCTTCATTATGTTCCTCCTTCTTCGAGAAAGTTCCTCAGTTCCCGGAATAAGTGACTCTCTCAAGGGATGGCAGGATGATTTTAAGCCTGGGTAATGACCATTTGACTCCGGGCAAATATTTATTACTCACTAGCCAGTCTGGTGCTATACACATCTTCATGCTTAAAATGCTTTTCTTTCATACGGCTTCCCTGCGGTTTACAATCTTCCGTCCATAAACTAACCTTATATCTTTATAATTTAAAGTGCTAACAGGATACTTATGTGGAGTCTATTGCTCAAAAAGTTCGAAAAACACCCTGCGCAACAGAAGGTCCTGAGGCTTATGTTCGAGCGCGGCTTCCAGGTCAACGACGAAGGCAAGGTTACGTCAGGCAATATAGAGATAGCACACACCCAGCTCGCAAAGGAGGCGGGTGTTGACAGGCGCGTAGTCGATTCAACGACCGAGGTCATACTTGCCGACGACCTGCTGAGGAATATATTCCAGAACGTGAAGTCCATTCCCCTACTGCGCGAGGTTGCTCCTTTCCTCGGCCTGGGAGTCATCATCATCATCCCGGACGATGCGGCTCATGCCGGGATAATCTCTGACGTATCCACAGTGATCGCACGTCATAACATAAGCATACGGCAGGCTGTCTCGGACGATCCCTTTTTCACAACGGAGCCCCGCCTGACAATTATCACAGATTCAAAGGTTCCCGGAAGTATCGTTGAAGAGCTCCTCGCCCTGAGTTCAGTGAAAGGTGTAAGTATTTCCTGAGATGCCTGTCAGAGCACGGCCTTTGCAAAAGCCCTGAATACTCCGAAAAGATGCCTGGAATTACCCGGGCTCAGCATTTTCTTTATAAGTATGGATGGGTGATCCATGTCACCATAGGTCGTAATTGTCCCGAGCATCGAAGGCTTGTTCATGGATGCCAGAAGATCATTCAATTCAGCATCGTTCAGGCCGCCGATGAAATCATGTATCCTCATGCCGATGGCAAGTTCCCTGCCAAGTTTTGCCCGCCATCTTCTGTCGTATTCCTCAAGCCGCCTTGCCGTGGTGTCATTCTCAAGTGCTGCTGCCGCTGCAACTTCTCCGGCTATCTTTGCACAGGCAACGCCAGTGTATATTCCACCCCCTGATGTCGGTTTTACCTGTCCGGCCGCATCCCCAGCGATCATTACTCCCTGTGCATAGGTCTGGCCTAGAGGTCCTATGGGAATGCCTCCTGCCACCAGGTCAAGTTTCCCTCCTCCATAACGGGATGCCACATGGCTGTTATCCCTCAGCAGTCTTTCAAGGTACTCCAGGACACATCCGGGGTCCCTGTGAGCATCCCTGCTATCAACAGCCATTCCTATGCGGGCTATCTTATCGTTTACGGGGACTGCCCAGGCAAAGAATCCCGGTGCCTGGGAGCCCACGAACAGCTCCACGAAGTCCGGGTCGGTTGCGTCATAAGGAACTTCTATCTGCACACCGGGAAGGATCTTCTTTACCTGCCCGAGTCCTGCCATCCTTGCAATACCGCTGCGCACGCCATCGGCGCCGATGATCACTTTAGCTTTGATCGTTATGGGCGTTCCGTCCTTTATAACTGACAGGAGACTGTGGTCACCTTCATTACTGAAGCCGATTGCCCGCGTTCTCAGCCAGAGGTCCGCCCCTGCTGCAAGTGCCATGGAAGCTAAAGTGCGATCGAAAATCTTCCTTGATACCACATAGGCTTTTGTCTCTCCGCCATCTATGGGAAGGCAGTTGCCGTCCATGGAATGCACGAACGCGCCGCGCACCTTGTTAAGCACGAAGCTGTCCGAGGGTTCCACATCACATTCCTGCAATGCTCTCCTGCTGAGCAGGCCCGTGCAGCCTACAGGTGAGCCTATGAATGCATGTTCCTCTATCAACAGGACCTGTGCTCCGTGCTGAGCCGCATAACGGGCTGCCGTGGAACCTACCGGCCCGGCACCCACGACCACCACGTCATATTCAGTCCTCATCGTCCCTCTCTCTTATAAGCGTCAGGAGGTCACTAAAGCTGTAGAGTATGTGGTCGGGCTTCTCTTCGATATTAATCCTGTCCCTGTCCGGGTTCCTGTCGCCGTAAAGGGCATAGGCTGCTGCCATCCCAAGCTGCTTGGAGGGTGCGATGTCCCTTCTCAGGCTATCGCCAACGAACATGGTCTCATGGGGTTTCAGTCCCATGGAGTCCAGTGCGTGCATGAAGGTCCTGTGGGAAGGCTTCTTCCAGCCTGTTATGTCGTAAGTGAAAAGGGAATCGAACATTGAATAAAGGCCCACTTTCTCAAGCCTTACCCTGGCATTCTTCATCTCGGCATCTGTGAGAAGGCCAAGGAGGACCCTCCTTGACCGAAGCTCCATAAGAGTGCTTTCCACATCGGGATACAATTCAATTGACCTGGTCTTCTCGTGCTCATATATCCTGCAGCACTCCAGGAACCCTTCTTCTGAAAAACAGCCGTTGTCGCTCAGGTAGTCACTGATATTCCCAATATCCTCGAATCCGCGCCCCTCCCTGCGGAAATAATCGAGGAGTTCATGAGCATCACCCCTGCCAAGGTGCCTTATGATAGCTTCGCAGGCAATGGTCTTGACCCTGACAAAATCGAAAAGTGTATTATCCATATCGAAGATTATTCCTTTGATCCTGGTTCTGTCCATCAGTGCCAACTCTTTTTACTTTTTGCCTTTTCCGGCTATACGCTGGTCTGGATATGTCTGTTAATGTGCTGGGTGCAATAATGTGTTTTGTTGACTGCAAGTTATTTATACTTCTTTATTCATACGAATTTATATAAATACGCGAACTGTGCTTGTGGAGGATTGCAATGGTCAAAGGCAGAGATGTTAATAAACCGGAGTGCACGGCTTCAGAATGTCAGGCTTCAATCAGTGGCCGTGAAAACGATCGCATGAATGAGATTGAAGGCTTTCATTCGGTATGCGGGCAGGCATTTATTCGTGTTCCTTCTGATAAGCGTTCTAACATGCGCTCACTATGACGTGATCTATTGTAGGGATGAAAATTTCCGGGGAAAATACAAACTGCATTAGCCAATCTCTTATCAATGGTGCATTCCTATAAGGAATAAAAGGTACATGAAGGTTTGTTTTTATTTCATGAAGGCCGATTACTTCATGTACACGTCTTGACAACCTCAACCAACCGATTTTTAAGCGATGTGTACCGACCACTGAAGCACCTCTTTCAGGTGCTTCAAAAACTCCTTTACACGCACTGGATACGTTATCTATGAACTTCTCTTTGAGACCGATTGTTTATTCAGGATCTCGGACCTATCCATGTAATACTTAAAAAGGTCCTCTCCCCACTTCAATGCCCTTGGCGTGGAACTGACGATAATACGGTTCGTATATCTGCCATTCCTGTCCGATAGCGAGAAAGATAATACCCTGTCCGTAACTGTTATGCTCACAGGTCTTACATCCTTGCGGTATATGAGCACGTGTGAGCCCCCGCTGTTGAGAAGAGCTCCGATCTCTTTCTCATATTCCTTCTTCAGGGACGCAGAAAGGGGATTTTGATCCTGTGAAGACCCGGTATCTGTCCTCATGTCATCCTGCAGGATGTCATATACCTGTTCTGTCATTATGACGTTCAGTTCTATGCCTCTCTCCAGATAGCTGGAAAATGGGAGGAAGTAGGAGGGATGATATACAGAGATGAACGTGGATATCCTGCTGGACCCGTTTATCCTTCGGAGGATCTCTTCCTGCTGCTCGAATATGCTCGGAAGGTCCGGTTCCAGAATTTCGCACTGTTCGAGGTCCCCTATCCTGTAAAGCAGTTCCCTGGGAATGGGACCCAGATCATGGTCGGACCAGTATTCCAGATTCTCTTCATGGGTATTGAGGCTCATGATAAGATTTTGCATGTTCTCTACGATAGCTTCTCCTGTGGGGGTGAGGGAGTATGTATCATTCTCATAAGTAACAAGATTCCATTCCAGTAACTTCTTTATCTGCGGGATCATGGACTTCCATGGAAAAGCAAAATGCTCTCTGATCTCCTCTTTCGCCTTTGGCCCGTCTTTCAGGAATAACAATAGGTCCTTTCTTTTCTCCGAAAGGAATATAGTGTCAAGTAAGGAACACCTCATTATAACCCCCCTTACCTATTTTGCTTTGTATGGATATAAACTATTCCAAAAGCAGCCTGAAAAAACATTCCCCTGAAGTCTTTTAATTACGGAAGAGAGTTCAGTAGGAGGTACGAGCCAGATCACAGGGATTAATGAAATGTATCCTGAGAAGGCCAATGTTCCGGAGAACAGGCGGACCTGCCGGGACTCGAACCCGGGTTCTAAGCTCCGGAGGCTTAAGTGATATCC
This DNA window, taken from Methanolobus chelungpuianus, encodes the following:
- a CDS encoding glycerate kinase type-2 family protein, which translates into the protein MLNDLRSDAMGIISQAIAAVDPSACVQRSVKRDGDLLHIGSRSYDISSYNNIYAVAFGKAAIPMASALEDILGGQLTEGYAITKYGFAGSLKRLTVMEAGHPIPDDNGVLAAKKVRDFLEKTGPRDLIFFLISGGGSALMTLPRKGIALSDIVNLTDKLLRVGATIDEVNTVRKHLSAVKGGGLAKMAYPSESVSLILSDVVGDPLDVIASGPTVPDRSTFDDFHEIVLRYGLQLSPAVQGLLEDGLEGVIEDTPKSEGPIFEKCYNFLVGNNFLALREAEKKANELGYNTLVLTSSLAGEAREVAKVFASIAKEERRRTIPLPLPVCILAGGEPTVTLKGRGKGGRCQELALSFAIETEGLENILLLAAATDGNDGPTDAAGAFADGYTVEKGQDAHMDARVMIQHNNSYQFFKDIGDLLVTGPTGTNVMDIYVLLVREDL
- a CDS encoding TatD family hydrolase, with protein sequence MKTLAPFPITDEHMHIDPRAQGLRAVKEFQDAGGTHIFLVMKPSWTLGIKVTRPEDHIAVFEETVDISRQINRTGVISFPVLGVHPAEISKLLEYMDLEKAKETMKGGLDIAAGYVERGLAVGLKSGRPHYPVSPEVWDASNEVMEHAFTLASDLDCAVQLHTESVGEPELVDITERARKTGIQLHRVVKHYAPPMVSVCERLGIFPGVLAGKGAIEEALQQGTRFMMETDYIDDPERPGAVLGPKTIPKRTLKLAEQYGEDVFWKVHKENPEKVYSVDIEI
- a CDS encoding AIR synthase family protein → MSRTRTGKPSPDRLKSLLGTNFGAPNAQLLVPPGPGLDAAVLELKDGSVMAIAEDPIFPAPGLPLDLMGWFTVHIGASDVAVTGIDPRFMTYTLLLPPTCPDEDAQTIIRSISSAAAKLGICIAGGHTGWYDAVNIPTVGGITVWGIADKDSWISPGGARDGDILLMTKGPAIEATALLSVLYKDRMTGSMTEDALQRCLERVTEITVVEDALSAFSAGGVHAMHDATEGGVLGGVYEMAEAAGIAVNVDLDSVDVPADITEFAKALDFDPWYAISEGTLLAAVEPQSVSIIRRAWDELGIKSFELGVFDSKLEHSIFCRNGKTSKLTEPETDPFWNLFFKGLGPEA
- a CDS encoding MTH1187 family thiamine-binding protein, with translation MLILASFSVVPIGEKEELKELIAELIPIIEAADVDYIMGAMQTTIEGDQDKVMGVIMDCHNHMRSHSSRVLTHITIDDRNGASGRLKGKVQDVESVLKRRIVHE
- the thiE gene encoding thiamine phosphate synthase; its protein translation is MKGFYFITDANLSLAGNRSDVRAAVKAGASIVQYRRKDGTTASLYKEAMELKSLCGNARFIVNDRVDVALATDADGVHIGRDDLPVKIVRHLLGPDKIIGVTVRNLEEAVQAEEEGADYLGVGPVYHTSTKKDAGPPSGIQLIREVRNACTLPVIAIGGITPENAGEVIKAGADMICAVSATVAEPDVEKAVSYFQRLFT
- a CDS encoding phosphate-starvation-inducible PsiE family protein produces the protein MLWRIGMILHDKIYKKTIHIVTVLVLYILLLAIIIAMVNIFETIGYVLLQTGDFSQVVYRILTIFVLIDLFKAFADYDVHERIRLTYVTDATILIIMREITVMVYSQDFKFDILVVLSALLLVLSLMRFISIKYHPNDI
- a CDS encoding isocitrate/isopropylmalate dehydrogenase family protein, whose product is MAKKAAVINGDGVGPELVDAMIKVADAANTGVEFIRCDAGATWWEKHGGNSLIPDETWNALENSDACFKGPTTTPGVVGAPRSVAVSIRQKYNLYANVRPIKTFPNTPRPLGDVDFVCVREGTEGLYIGEEVKLTDDVSIAIRKITRTSSSKVARYAFQEAKRRNFDTVVAIHKSNILRRTCGLFLEEVEKAGKEYEGIELWEYHIDNIAQQLIKNPQLFNNKVLLSTNLFMDVISEECSALVGSIGLIYSANIGDNYAMFEPAHGSVPKYAGQDKVNPVATVLAGAWMLDYLGEKEQSKAIFNATEKVISEGKYVTYDLGGNAKMSQMTDAIVKYVEAEMK
- a CDS encoding homocitrate synthase/isopropylmalate synthase family protein — its product is MKIYRDYDDLPKIKLPLGQEVSISDSTIRDGAQMPGIVVRSHHKVKIYEYLHRIGIEKLETFVYNERDRKAIKLMQDLGYEFPEITGWARANPADIDMVLNVDGIEETGILMSVSDPHIFDKMGLKSREAAEKKYLDALQYAVDHGLRTRAHIEDMTRADNYNFVFPLVKQIMDIDPDCTIRICDTIGFGVPFEGVDEPYGLPAIIKHLRNELNVKNIETHCHDDFGLAVPNSIAGYWYGANWSNVTFLGIGERAGNAELEKILLFLMRRIEGFDKYNLECLVEFAQFMEKEIGIRIPRNKSVVGKNVFAHESGIHTAGVIKNPFTYEPYPPEIVGGKRTFLVGDSSGIEVLRYKVQEALNELMNVHIEVDKNDKRLREIQADIQKLYNEDKRVSCISDEEILAYVKKYFMFNPMVSKDMHRQDEDDNPQEAPTGKFSRDPHLHGVD
- a CDS encoding amino acid-binding protein → MWSLLLKKFEKHPAQQKVLRLMFERGFQVNDEGKVTSGNIEIAHTQLAKEAGVDRRVVDSTTEVILADDLLRNIFQNVKSIPLLREVAPFLGLGVIIIIPDDAAHAGIISDVSTVIARHNISIRQAVSDDPFFTTEPRLTIITDSKVPGSIVEELLALSSVKGVSIS